In Labeo rohita strain BAU-BD-2019 chromosome 16, IGBB_LRoh.1.0, whole genome shotgun sequence, one DNA window encodes the following:
- the LOC127178342 gene encoding uncharacterized protein LOC127178342 isoform X7: protein MSVYCLTTTDPLESLQVKLRRTNQDKDIFMYPDISPSEHQRWSVRKDAGNVTLGLKEIRYSDGGLYDCKVHTDQDCFHATQFNLSIIKCKTLDSVHPTPGSSVLLPCSEHPLQNRTEQVTWKVVTGHRPTDIDNYHLPKKSSSSKEKLPKPLYERVRKQANGSLLIRDVVDTDQMWYQCRVNEKTCYEVKLLMKANNTSHSTSVLETFSTTLVTTASAESRFAHAESNSNKNETATINVTVVVMTTIMFLCVFISLTACVILYFKKRRHKTNSQTQLNGRFSIYYSQVAEGFDVPLYSLVEHNTATMTTFGGEQSEAPECKADDMYENVIL, encoded by the exons ATGTCTGTTTATTGTCTAACAACAACCGACCCGCTGGAGTCTCTACAAGTAAAACTACGCAGGACCAACCAAGATAAAGACATCTTCATGTATCCAGACATCTCTCCATCAGAACACCAGAGATGGTCTGTGAGGAAAGATGCTGGAAATGTTACACTTGGTCTGAAAGAAATCAGATATTCTGATGGTGGCCTTTATGACTGTAAGGTGCACACGGATCAGGATTGTTTCCATGCAACTCAGTTTAACCTGAGTATTATAA AGTGTAAAACTTTGGACTCTGTCCATCCAACACCAGGCTCGTCAGTGTTGCTGCCATGCTCTGAACATCCTCTACAAAACAGAACTGAACAAGTCACTTGGAAAGTTGTTACTGGTCACAGGCCAACAGACATAGACAATTATCACCTACCAAAAAAGTCTTCAAGTAGCAAAGAAAAACTCCCAAAGCCTCTGTATGAGAGAGTGAGAAAACAAGCGAACGGATCTCTGCTTATAAGGGACGTAGTTGACACTGATCAAATGTGGTATCAGTGCAGAGTGAATGAAAAAACCTGCTATGAAGTGAAGCTGCTGATGAAAG ctaATAATACATCTCACTCAACATCGGTATTGGAAACATTTTCCACAACATTGGTAACTACAG CCTCTGCTGAGAGTCGTTTTGCCCACGCTGAAAGCAACAGTAACAAGAATGAAACAGCGACAATTAATGTGACAGTAGTAGTGATGACCACAATAATGTTTCTGTGTGTCTTCATATCACTGACTGCCTGTGTCATTCTTTATTTCAAAAAACGAAGGCACAAAACCAACAGCCAAA CTCAGTTAAATGGCCGGTTCTCTATATATTATTCCCAGGTTGCAGAAG gGTTTGATGTCCCGTTGTATTCTTTAGTTGAGCACAACACAGCAACAATGACCACCT TTGGTGGTGAACAATCAGAAGCTCCTGAATGTAAAGCAGATGATATGTATGAAAATGTTATACTGTGA
- the LOC127178342 gene encoding uncharacterized protein LOC127178342 isoform X6 produces the protein MSVYCLTTTDPLESLQVKLRRTNQDKDIFMYPDISPSEHQRWSVRKDAGNVTLGLKEIRYSDGGLYDCKVHTDQDCFHATQFNLSIIKCKTLDSVHPTPGSSVLLPCSEHPLQNRTEQVTWKVVTGHKPTDIDNYHLPKKSSSSKEKLPKPLYERVRKQANGSLLIRDVVDTDQMWYQCRVNEKTCYEVKLLMKANNTSHSTSVLETFSTTLVTTASAESRFAHAESNSNKNETATINVTVVVMTTIMFLCVFISLTACVILYFKKRRHKTNSQTQLNGRFSIYYSQVAEGFDVPLYSLVEHNTATMTTFGGEQSEAPECKADDMYENVIL, from the exons ATGTCTGTTTATTGTCTAACAACAACCGACCCGCTGGAGTCTCTACAAGTAAAACTACGCAGGACCAACCAAGATAAAGACATCTTCATGTATCCAGACATCTCTCCATCAGAACACCAGAGATGGTCTGTGAGGAAAGATGCTGGAAATGTTACACTTGGTCTGAAAGAAATCAGATATTCTGATGGTGGCCTTTATGACTGTAAGGTGCACACGGATCAGGATTGTTTCCATGCAACTCAGTTTAACCTGAGTATTATAA AGTGTAAAACTTTGGACTCTGTCCATCCAACACCAGGCTCGTCAGTGTTGCTGCCATGCTCTGAACATCCTCTACAAAACAGAACTGAACAAGTCACTTGGAAAGTTGTTACTGGTCACAAGCCAACAGACATAGACAATTATCACCTACCAAAAAAGTCTTCAAGTAGCAAAGAAAAACTCCCAAAGCCTCTGTATGAGAGAGTGAGAAAACAAGCGAACGGATCTCTGCTTATAAGGGACGTAGTTGACACTGATCAAATGTGGTATCAGTGCAGAGTGAATGAAAAAACCTGCTATGAAGTGAAGCTGCTGATGAAAG ctaATAATACATCTCACTCAACATCGGTATTGGAAACATTTTCCACAACATTGGTAACTACAG CCTCTGCTGAGAGTCGTTTTGCCCACGCTGAAAGCAACAGTAACAAGAATGAAACAGCGACAATTAATGTGACAGTAGTAGTGATGACCACAATAATGTTTCTGTGTGTCTTCATATCACTGACTGCCTGTGTCATTCTTTATTTCAAAAAACGAAGGCACAAAACCAACAGCCAAA CTCAGTTAAATGGCCGGTTCTCTATATATTATTCCCAGGTTGCAGAAG gGTTTGATGTCCCGTTGTATTCTTTAGTTGAGCACAACACAGCAACAATGACCACCT TTGGTGGTGAACAATCAGAAGCTCCTGAATGTAAAGCAGATGATATGTATGAAAATGTTATACTGTGA
- the LOC127178342 gene encoding uncharacterized protein LOC127178342 isoform X2: protein MMKCFLSSYFQLLYLLIAALLECKAQTERLCIPEQVHQLDINCFQGDDMSVSCLTTTDPLESLQVKLRRTNQDKDIFMYPDISPSEHQRWSVRKDAENVTLGLKEIRYSDGGLYDCKVYTDQDCFHATQFNLSIIKCKTLDSVHPTPGSSVLLPCSEHPLQNRTEQVTWKVVTGHKPTDIDNYHLPKKSSSSKEKLPKPLYERVRKQANGSLLIRDVVDTDQMWYQCRVNEKTCYEVKLLMKANNTSHSTSVLETFSTTLVTTASAESRFAHAESNSNKNETATINVTVVVMTTIMFLCVFISLTACVILYFKKRRHKTNSQTQLNGRFSIYYSQVAEGFDVPLYSLVEHNTATMTTFGGEQSEAPECKADDMYENVIL from the exons ATGATGAAGTGTTTTCTGTCTTCGTATTTCCAACTTCTGTATCTTCTAATAGCAGCTTTATTAGAATGCAAAG CTCAAACAGAGAGACTTTGCATCCCAGAGCAGGTTCACCAGTTGGACATAAACTGTTTTCAGGGTGATGACATGTCTGTTTCTTGTCTAACAACAACCGACCCACTGGAGTCTCTACAAGTAAAACTACGCAGGACCAACCAAGATAAAGACATCTTCATGTATCCAGACATCTCTCCATCAGAGCACCAGAGATGGTCTGTGAGgaaagatgctgaaaatgttaCACTTGGTCTGAAAGAAATCAGATATTCTGATGGTGGCCTTTATGACTGTAAGGTGTACACGGATCAGGATTGCTTCCATGCAACTCAGTTTAACCTGAGTATTATAA AGTGTAAAACTTTGGACTCTGTCCATCCAACACCAGGCTCGTCAGTGTTGCTGCCATGCTCTGAACATCCTCTACAAAACAGAACTGAACAAGTCACTTGGAAAGTTGTTACTGGTCACAAGCCAACAGACATAGACAATTATCACCTACCAAAAAAGTCTTCAAGTAGCAAAGAAAAACTCCCAAAGCCTCTGTATGAGAGAGTGAGAAAACAAGCGAACGGATCTCTGCTTATAAGGGACGTAGTTGACACTGATCAAATGTGGTATCAGTGCAGAGTGAATGAAAAAACCTGCTATGAAGTGAAGCTGCTGATGAAAG ctaATAATACATCTCACTCAACATCGGTATTGGAAACATTTTCCACAACATTGGTAACTACAG CCTCTGCTGAGAGTCGTTTTGCCCACGCTGAAAGCAACAGTAACAAGAATGAAACAGCGACAATTAATGTGACAGTAGTAGTGATGACCACAATAATGTTTCTGTGTGTCTTCATATCACTGACTGCCTGTGTCATTCTTTATTTCAAAAAACGAAGGCACAAAACCAACAGCCAAA CTCAGTTAAATGGCCGGTTCTCTATATATTATTCCCAGGTTGCAGAAG gGTTTGATGTCCCGTTGTATTCTTTAGTTGAGCACAACACAGCAACAATGACCACCT TTGGTGGTGAACAATCAGAAGCTCCTGAATGTAAAGCAGATGATATGTATGAAAATGTTATACTGTGA
- the LOC127178342 gene encoding uncharacterized protein LOC127178342 isoform X1, producing the protein MMKCFLSSFFQLLYLLIAALLECKAQTERLCIPEQVHQLDINCFQGDDMSVSCLTTTDPLESLQVKLRRTNQDKDIFMYPDISPSEHQRWSVRKDAENVTLGLKEIRYSDGGLYDCKVYTDQDCFHATQFNLSIIKCKTLDSVHPTPGSSVLLPCSEHPLQNRTEQVTWKVVTGHKPTDIDNYHLPKKSSSSKEKLPKPLYERVRKQANGSLLIRDVVDTDQMWYQCRVNEKTCYEVKLLMKANNTSHSTSVLETFSTTLVTTASAESRFAHAESNSNKNETATINVTVVVMTTIMFLCVFISLTACVILYFKKRRHKTNSQTQLNGRFSIYYSQVAEGFDVPLYSLVEHNTATMTTFGGEQSEAPECKADDMYENVIL; encoded by the exons ATGATGAAGTGTTTTCTGTCTTCGTTTTTCCAACTTCTGTATCTTCTAATAGCAGCTTTATTAGAATGCAAAG CTCAAACAGAGAGACTTTGCATCCCAGAGCAGGTTCACCAGTTGGACATAAACTGTTTTCAGGGTGATGACATGTCTGTTTCTTGTCTAACAACAACCGACCCACTGGAGTCTCTACAAGTAAAACTACGCAGGACCAACCAAGATAAAGACATCTTCATGTATCCAGACATCTCTCCATCAGAGCACCAGAGATGGTCTGTGAGgaaagatgctgaaaatgttaCACTTGGTCTGAAAGAAATCAGATATTCTGATGGTGGCCTTTATGACTGTAAGGTGTACACGGATCAGGATTGCTTCCATGCAACTCAGTTTAACCTGAGTATTATAA AGTGTAAAACTTTGGACTCTGTCCATCCAACACCAGGCTCGTCAGTGTTGCTGCCATGCTCTGAACATCCTCTACAAAACAGAACTGAACAAGTCACTTGGAAAGTTGTTACTGGTCACAAGCCAACAGACATAGACAATTATCACCTACCAAAAAAGTCTTCAAGTAGCAAAGAAAAACTCCCAAAGCCTCTGTATGAGAGAGTGAGAAAACAAGCGAACGGATCTCTGCTTATAAGGGACGTAGTTGACACTGATCAAATGTGGTATCAGTGCAGAGTGAATGAAAAAACCTGCTATGAAGTGAAGCTGCTGATGAAAG ctaATAATACATCTCACTCAACATCGGTATTGGAAACATTTTCCACAACATTGGTAACTACAG CCTCTGCTGAGAGTCGTTTTGCCCACGCTGAAAGCAACAGTAACAAGAATGAAACAGCGACAATTAATGTGACAGTAGTAGTGATGACCACAATAATGTTTCTGTGTGTCTTCATATCACTGACTGCCTGTGTCATTCTTTATTTCAAAAAACGAAGGCACAAAACCAACAGCCAAA CTCAGTTAAATGGCCGGTTCTCTATATATTATTCCCAGGTTGCAGAAG gGTTTGATGTCCCGTTGTATTCTTTAGTTGAGCACAACACAGCAACAATGACCACCT TTGGTGGTGAACAATCAGAAGCTCCTGAATGTAAAGCAGATGATATGTATGAAAATGTTATACTGTGA
- the LOC127178342 gene encoding uncharacterized protein LOC127178342 isoform X4, translating into MMKCFLSSFFQLLYLLIAALLECKAQTERLCIPEQVHQLDINCFQGDDMSVSCLTTTDPLESLQVKLRRTNQDKDIFMYPDISPSEHQRWSVRKDAENVTLGLKEIRYSDGGLYDCKVYTDQDCFHATQFNLSIIKCKTLDSVHPTPGSSVLLPCSEHPLQNRTEQVTWKVVTGHKPTDIDNYHLPKKSSSSKEKLPKPLYERVRKQANGSLLIRDVVDTDQMWYQCRVNEKTCYEVKLLMKASAESRFAHAESNSNKNETATINVTVVVMTTIMFLCVFISLTACVILYFKKRRHKTNSQTQLNGRFSIYYSQVAEGFDVPLYSLVEHNTATMTTFGGEQSEAPECKADDMYENVIL; encoded by the exons ATGATGAAGTGTTTTCTGTCTTCGTTTTTCCAACTTCTGTATCTTCTAATAGCAGCTTTATTAGAATGCAAAG CTCAAACAGAGAGACTTTGCATCCCAGAGCAGGTTCACCAGTTGGACATAAACTGTTTTCAGGGTGATGACATGTCTGTTTCTTGTCTAACAACAACCGACCCACTGGAGTCTCTACAAGTAAAACTACGCAGGACCAACCAAGATAAAGACATCTTCATGTATCCAGACATCTCTCCATCAGAGCACCAGAGATGGTCTGTGAGgaaagatgctgaaaatgttaCACTTGGTCTGAAAGAAATCAGATATTCTGATGGTGGCCTTTATGACTGTAAGGTGTACACGGATCAGGATTGCTTCCATGCAACTCAGTTTAACCTGAGTATTATAA AGTGTAAAACTTTGGACTCTGTCCATCCAACACCAGGCTCGTCAGTGTTGCTGCCATGCTCTGAACATCCTCTACAAAACAGAACTGAACAAGTCACTTGGAAAGTTGTTACTGGTCACAAGCCAACAGACATAGACAATTATCACCTACCAAAAAAGTCTTCAAGTAGCAAAGAAAAACTCCCAAAGCCTCTGTATGAGAGAGTGAGAAAACAAGCGAACGGATCTCTGCTTATAAGGGACGTAGTTGACACTGATCAAATGTGGTATCAGTGCAGAGTGAATGAAAAAACCTGCTATGAAGTGAAGCTGCTGATGAAAG CCTCTGCTGAGAGTCGTTTTGCCCACGCTGAAAGCAACAGTAACAAGAATGAAACAGCGACAATTAATGTGACAGTAGTAGTGATGACCACAATAATGTTTCTGTGTGTCTTCATATCACTGACTGCCTGTGTCATTCTTTATTTCAAAAAACGAAGGCACAAAACCAACAGCCAAA CTCAGTTAAATGGCCGGTTCTCTATATATTATTCCCAGGTTGCAGAAG gGTTTGATGTCCCGTTGTATTCTTTAGTTGAGCACAACACAGCAACAATGACCACCT TTGGTGGTGAACAATCAGAAGCTCCTGAATGTAAAGCAGATGATATGTATGAAAATGTTATACTGTGA